Below is a genomic region from Medicago truncatula cultivar Jemalong A17 chromosome 3, MtrunA17r5.0-ANR, whole genome shotgun sequence.
atttacggtaaatgccaaatattcgataaaaggaaaattatttaaataaaacattttacatgttgaggttaagaatgaactatttttaggtacataatataacattaacatataatttttacaaaagaatgaagtaacattttttcaaaaaaaaaaaaaaaaatacgaagtaacataccaataatataatattgacatataattttaacaaaagaatgaagtaacacacgattgataaaaattaatatttttttggtgaataagcgtggtgtctgaggttcaaattccaacatctgcatatatttgggaccacatatttcattctctttaatatgcattgagatttgtttttgtctactatatctacaatgtatatgacccgtgcggcagcacgggtggaaagtctagtaataataataactaaataaaacaactttttttttagggttagggtttagagaaaaaaaaaacctgtgCAGCCTTGTAAGACAAGATAATATCCTCAACAGCAGATTTTTTGTCATCACCAATCTTAAACTCAGCCATATACCTTTGATAATCACCTTTCATCTGATAATAAACAACCCTAATCTCACTCGATGAAGCAGAAGGTATAAGTTTCGAATCCAGCAACTCCAGAATACTACCACAAACATTCTCCAACTCGGATTCAACTTTGGACTTGTATTTCTTAACATGCACAAAGTGATCATCTTCATTCTTTCTACCTTCTTCCTCCTTCGAAAGGATTCTCAACGCCGCACGAAGTGGTTCGGTCGCGTTCTTGTAAGCGACAGATAGTAGGTTCATCTCTTCCAAGCTAAGCTCTGAGGCTGGTGTGTACCCTACAACTATCTTCTGCATGAAGGAAACCATCTCCTCGTAGC
It encodes:
- the LOC11434284 gene encoding 14-3-3-like protein B, with translation MGFTVAERLRREEYVFHAKLAQQAERYEEMVSFMQKIVVGYTPASELSLEEMNLLSVAYKNATEPLRAALRILSKEEEGRKNEDDHFVHVKKYKSKVESELENVCGSILELLDSKLIPSASSSEIRVVYYQMKGDYQRYMAEFKIGDDKKSAVEDIILSYKAAQDIAAADLRSSHPIRLGLALNFSVFYYEILNRFDEGLDMARQALDEARNELKLGDEYYKDSTVRMQLLRNNIILWTFDDMDQLDEH